A part of Rhinoderma darwinii isolate aRhiDar2 chromosome 1, aRhiDar2.hap1, whole genome shotgun sequence genomic DNA contains:
- the LOC142663554 gene encoding uncharacterized protein LOC142663554: MFYNIEIRAGQEGGKRSPYDERFTKSSYLITHRIHTVEKPYCCSECGKCFAQKSNLVIHKRCHTGEKPYSCSECGKCFTAQSNLVKHERSHTGEKPYQCSNCGKYFTDKSSLAIHMRIHTGEKPYSCSECGKCFTNKSSLAVHKRIHTGEKPYSCPECGKCFRDKSSLVKHQRSHNGEKPYSCSECGKCFTDRSNLATHKKSHTGEKPYSRSECGKCFVRKSNLIIHERSHTGEKPYSCSECGKCFTDKSRLTTHKRSHTGENSYACSECGKCFTDKSNLGKHHRIHTGEKPHLCSECGKCFTDKSRLAIHKRIHTGEKPYSCSECGKSFTVKSSSAIHKRIHTGEKPYSCSECGKCFIQKSILVKHQRSHTGERPYSWEKPFLCSDCGNCFTDKSGLAIHKRIHTGEKPYSCSECGNCFKDKSNLVQHKRIHTGEKPYSCSECGKCFITKGKFRDHQRSHTG; the protein is encoded by the exons ATGTTCTATAACATTGAGATCCG TGCAGGTCAGGAAGGGGGTAAAAGGTCTCCATATGATGAACGGTTTACAAAAAGCTCATATCTTATTACACACAGAATTCACACAGTGGAGAAACCATACtgctgttcagaatgtgggaaatgttttgcacagaaatcaaatcttgttatacATAAGCGAtgccacacaggggagaagccatattcatgttcagaatgtggaaaatgcttTACAGCTCAATCcaatcttgttaaacatgagagaagtcacacaggagagaaaccatatcaATGTTCAAACTGTGGGAAAtactttacagataaatcaagtcttgcaaTACAtatgagaattcacacaggagagaaaccatattcatgttcagaatgtgggaaatgttttacaaataaatcgaGTCTAGCTGTacataagagaattcacacaggagaaaagccatattcatgtccagaatgtgggaagtgttttcgagataaatcaagtcttgttaaacatcagagaagtcacaacggagagaaaccatattcatgttcagaatgtgggaagtgctTTACAGATAGATCAAATCTTGCAACACATAAAAAAAGTCACactggagagaagccatattcacgttcagaatgtgggaaatgttttgtacGAAAATCAAATCttattatacatgagagaagtcacaccggggagaagccatattcgtgttcagaatgtggaaagtgCTTTACAGATAAGTCAAGACTTACTacacataagagaagtcacacaggagagaattcGTATGCATGTTCAGAATGCGGAAAATGCTTTACAGATAAATCCAATCTTGGTAAACATCATaggattcacacaggagagaagccacatttatgttcagaatgtgggaaatgctttacagataaatcacgtcttgcaatacataagagaattcatacaggagagaaaccatattcatgttcagaatgtgggaagagTTTCACAGTTAAATCAAGTAGTGCTATacataagagaattcacacaggagagaaaccatattcttgttcagaatgtgggaaatgttttatacaaaaatcaattcttgttaaacatcagagaagtcacacaggagagaggcCATATTCAT gggagaagccatttttaTGTTCAGATTGTGGGaactgttttacagataaatcaggtcttgcaatacataagagaattcacacaggggagaagccgtattcctgttcagaatgtggaaattgTTTTAAAGATAAATCTAATCTTGTTCAACATAAGAGAATTCACActggagagaaaccatattcatgttcagaatgtggaaaatgttttattactaaaggCAAATTTAGGGATCATCAGAGAAGCCACACAGGGTAG